From a single Azospirillum fermentarium genomic region:
- a CDS encoding Hpt domain-containing protein, whose product MTRSASTEDLEDRLRVEFVDDARDRLQVMYDALDGLAKGERSEVSVIGVIRLETHNFKGMGTSFGFPTVSLIAHRLEDYLNGLTRLGEREISDIQTFLDRTSQVVDRAEQPALAETNQIIRALPVRYRFEVTDVDIRDVEIMLVTPSKVVAKKVGGELAACGFRTVTVSDPIESISIAVRVPPDMLIASLVMDGLSGLDLIRGLRAMSITKDVPMALLTSMSLDNPALKEIPQGVAVIRVGEHFGEDFAGAVTRFNLG is encoded by the coding sequence ATGACCCGCTCTGCCTCCACCGAAGATCTTGAAGACCGCCTGCGCGTCGAATTCGTCGATGACGCCCGCGACCGCCTGCAGGTGATGTACGACGCCCTGGACGGGCTGGCCAAGGGAGAACGCAGCGAGGTCAGCGTCATCGGCGTCATCCGGCTGGAAACCCACAATTTCAAGGGCATGGGCACGTCCTTCGGCTTTCCCACGGTCAGCCTGATCGCCCACCGGCTCGAAGACTACCTGAACGGCCTGACCCGTCTGGGCGAGCGGGAAATCAGCGACATCCAGACCTTCCTCGACCGTACGTCGCAGGTGGTGGACCGCGCCGAACAGCCGGCCCTGGCCGAAACCAACCAGATCATCCGCGCGCTGCCCGTCCGCTACCGGTTCGAAGTGACCGACGTGGACATCCGCGACGTGGAAATCATGCTGGTCACCCCGTCCAAGGTGGTGGCGAAGAAGGTGGGGGGCGAACTGGCGGCCTGCGGCTTCCGCACGGTGACGGTCAGCGACCCCATCGAATCCATCAGCATCGCCGTGCGGGTGCCGCCCGACATGCTGATCGCGTCGCTGGTGATGGACGGGCTGTCGGGGCTGGACCTGATCCGCGGCCTGCGCGCCATGAGCATCACCAAGGACGTGCCCATGGCGCTGCTGACCTCCATGAGCCTGGACAACCCGGCCCTGAAGGAAATCCCGCAAGGGGTGGCAGTGATCCGCGTGGGCGAGCATTTCGGCGAGGACTTCGCCGGCGCCGTCACCCGCTTCAACCTGGGGTAA
- a CDS encoding SDR family NAD(P)-dependent oxidoreductase, protein MPHRKTVILTGASRGIGHATVARFSAEGWRVISCSREDVPAHCRRDPNWTHHITADLSDPASRTAFIEEANRVLDGNPLHALINNAGVSPKTPIKERLGCLNGDIAGWYRVFELNFFAPLVLARGFAAPLARGKGAIVNVTSIAGHSVHAFAGSAYSTSKAALSALTREMAVEFAEIGVRVNAVAPGEIETAMTGPEYDVLIPRIPLKRMGTPEEVAAVIYTFCGPDTGYVTGTEVFITGGQHLF, encoded by the coding sequence ATGCCGCATCGCAAGACCGTCATCCTGACCGGCGCCAGCCGGGGTATCGGACACGCCACCGTCGCGCGGTTCAGCGCCGAGGGCTGGCGGGTGATCTCCTGCTCGCGCGAGGACGTGCCGGCCCACTGCCGCCGCGATCCCAACTGGACCCACCACATCACCGCCGACCTGTCGGACCCGGCCAGCCGCACCGCCTTCATCGAGGAGGCGAACCGGGTGCTGGACGGCAACCCGCTGCACGCGCTGATCAACAACGCCGGCGTCTCGCCCAAGACCCCGATCAAGGAGCGGCTGGGCTGCCTGAACGGCGACATCGCCGGCTGGTACCGGGTGTTCGAGCTGAATTTCTTCGCACCGCTGGTGCTGGCCCGCGGTTTCGCCGCCCCGCTGGCCCGCGGCAAGGGGGCCATCGTCAACGTGACCTCCATCGCCGGCCATTCGGTCCACGCCTTCGCCGGCTCGGCCTATTCCACGTCCAAGGCGGCGCTGTCGGCGCTGACGCGGGAAATGGCGGTGGAATTCGCGGAAATCGGCGTGCGCGTCAACGCGGTGGCGCCGGGCGAGATCGAAACCGCCATGACCGGCCCGGAATACGACGTGCTGATCCCCCGCATCCCGCTGAAGCGCATGGGCACGCCGGAAGAGGTGGCGGCGGTGATCTACACCTTCTGCGGCCCCGACACCGGCTATGTCACCGGCACCGAGGTGTTCATCACCGGCGGCCAGCACCTGTTCTGA
- a CDS encoding Crp/Fnr family transcriptional regulator: MTPPIPGLRPQDAALLRDNALFQRLSDRALATLVATAQGRTVPRGTTLFVQDEAADRFFVLLDGWVKLYRLTHDGGEAVVNIVAPGETFAEAAMFASGQFPVCAEAVAESRVLTITAEGFARCLREDDGIAFAMLGSLSVRLRHLVQQIEQLQVQPTAQRVGSFLLRFCPPGGGSAMFALPFDKALVARRLGMQPETFSRALSKLRGIGVETQGGTVSVADLDELRRFCQGDGGERG; encoded by the coding sequence ATGACGCCCCCCATTCCCGGATTGCGGCCCCAGGACGCCGCCCTGCTGCGCGACAACGCGCTGTTCCAGCGGCTGAGCGACCGCGCGCTGGCCACGCTGGTGGCCACCGCCCAGGGGCGCACCGTCCCCCGCGGCACCACCCTGTTCGTGCAGGACGAGGCGGCGGACCGCTTCTTCGTGCTGCTGGACGGGTGGGTGAAGCTGTACCGGCTGACCCATGACGGGGGGGAAGCCGTGGTCAACATCGTCGCCCCCGGCGAGACCTTTGCCGAGGCGGCCATGTTCGCCAGCGGCCAGTTTCCCGTCTGCGCCGAGGCGGTGGCCGAATCCCGCGTGCTGACCATCACCGCCGAGGGCTTCGCCCGCTGCCTGCGCGAGGACGACGGCATCGCCTTTGCCATGCTGGGGTCGCTGTCGGTGCGGCTGCGCCATCTGGTGCAGCAGATCGAACAGCTTCAGGTGCAGCCCACCGCCCAGCGCGTCGGCTCGTTCCTGCTGCGCTTCTGCCCGCCGGGCGGCGGATCGGCCATGTTCGCCCTGCCCTTCGACAAGGCGCTGGTCGCCCGGCGTCTGGGGATGCAGCCGGAAACCTTTTCCCGCGCCCTGTCGAAACTGCGGGGCATCGGGGTGGAAACCCAGGGCGGCACCGTATCGGTGGCCGACCTGGACGAGCTGCGCCGTTTCTGCCAGGGCGACGGCGGCGAGCGGGGGTGA
- a CDS encoding response regulator, translating to MSDEFLFADEDPGPETAPVPASDTPPDTADPWLILIVDDDPAIHATTKMVLRGFSFEGRPAQFLSAATAAEARTILAQHPGIAVVLLDVVMESDDAGLRLVRHIRNDMHNRRVRIILRTGQPGQAPERDVILNYDINDYKSKTELTAQKLFTSVVAALRGYQDISAIEQHRQGLERILNASSALLDKRTVAAYIAGAAERIEAVFPALTGALLCLRPLPGPDEDGIDPDDPPVLALGGCGAFTGLDGQVVGHGTEPAVPADLAEQVTAALAAVRHRYERGHSILAFRSTSSRHDVAFLLTHAHPPSEDERRLLEVFCSKVAVGFDNVHLYEELASLNRTLENQVAERTRALVDATHAAEAARAEAEAANQAKSLFLATMSHEIRTPMNGVQGMLELLEYTPLSAEQRELVTVVRDSAGSLLTIINDILDFSKIEAGRLDLERVPVSLAQVVEGVADTLAPEARKKDLALITYIDPDLPAAVMGDPVRLRQVLFNIAGNAVKFTDAGAVKIRAELIAAAGGRATVGISVIDTGIGIPRDVQARLFRPFSQAEASTTRRFGGTGLGLSICRRIAELLGGEIGVESEPGRGSSFWFTFTADLADTAAPEAEAGLRGLRLLVVDPEPDERRFLARYAAAEGAAVEEVADALDAARLLANGHPPDAVIVAEEADVDGLRCERALLDAGLVMVTPQVVPSDVGGAAVVTRPVRRTQLVRAVQEATGRRQPEPHAPSTPPRTSAVTAGSRAPTVAEAEAAGRLILVAEDHPTNRQVILRQLALLGFAAEVGNDGREALEMWRTGRYALLLTDCQMPELDGFALTAAIRAEEAAPGPHTPSAHIPIIAITANAMEGEAQKCLAAGMDDSVSKPVEINHLRRILDRYLPPRGCAPAPVVVPSPPPTPADPLDLGALAALFDGDDGFIVTLVGEFLTSNRATQTRLEAAFAARDWDGVRQAGHKLAGSSRTIGAHALAEVGDAIERAALEGGDEGVGTLVLRAAEELRRIAAFVEEA from the coding sequence GTGAGCGACGAGTTTCTGTTCGCCGATGAAGATCCGGGGCCGGAGACCGCCCCGGTCCCGGCGTCAGACACACCGCCCGACACCGCCGATCCCTGGCTGATCCTGATCGTCGATGACGATCCCGCCATCCACGCCACCACCAAGATGGTGCTGCGGGGATTCTCGTTCGAAGGGCGCCCGGCCCAGTTCCTGTCCGCCGCCACCGCGGCGGAGGCGCGCACCATCCTGGCCCAGCATCCCGGCATCGCCGTGGTGCTGCTGGACGTGGTGATGGAATCCGACGACGCCGGCCTGCGGCTGGTCCGCCACATCCGCAACGACATGCACAACCGGCGGGTCCGCATCATCCTGCGCACCGGCCAGCCGGGGCAGGCGCCCGAGCGGGACGTCATCCTCAACTACGACATCAACGACTACAAATCCAAGACCGAGCTGACGGCGCAGAAGCTGTTCACCTCCGTCGTCGCCGCCCTGCGCGGCTATCAGGACATCTCGGCCATCGAACAGCACCGCCAGGGGCTGGAGCGCATCCTGAACGCCTCCTCCGCCCTGCTCGACAAGCGCACGGTGGCGGCCTACATCGCCGGGGCGGCGGAACGGATCGAGGCGGTGTTCCCCGCCCTGACCGGCGCGCTCTTGTGCCTGCGCCCCCTGCCCGGCCCGGACGAGGACGGGATCGACCCCGACGATCCGCCCGTGCTGGCGCTCGGCGGCTGCGGCGCCTTCACCGGGCTGGACGGGCAGGTGGTGGGCCACGGCACCGAACCGGCGGTGCCCGCCGATCTGGCCGAACAGGTGACGGCGGCCCTGGCCGCGGTGCGCCACCGGTACGAGCGCGGCCACAGCATCCTGGCGTTCCGCTCCACCTCCAGCCGCCACGACGTGGCGTTCCTGCTCACCCACGCCCATCCCCCCAGCGAGGACGAGCGGCGGCTGCTGGAGGTGTTCTGCTCCAAGGTGGCGGTCGGCTTCGACAACGTGCACCTGTACGAGGAACTGGCCTCCCTCAACCGCACCCTGGAAAATCAGGTGGCGGAGCGCACCCGCGCCCTGGTGGACGCCACCCACGCGGCCGAGGCCGCGCGTGCCGAGGCGGAAGCGGCCAACCAGGCCAAATCCCTGTTCCTCGCCACCATGAGCCACGAGATCCGCACCCCCATGAACGGCGTTCAGGGGATGCTGGAGCTGCTGGAATACACCCCCCTCAGCGCCGAGCAGCGCGAACTGGTGACGGTGGTGCGCGATTCCGCCGGGTCGCTGCTGACCATCATCAACGACATCCTGGATTTCTCGAAGATCGAGGCCGGGCGGCTGGATCTGGAACGGGTGCCGGTGTCGCTGGCCCAGGTGGTGGAGGGAGTGGCCGACACCCTGGCGCCGGAAGCGCGCAAGAAGGATCTGGCCCTCATCACCTACATCGACCCCGACCTGCCGGCGGCGGTGATGGGCGACCCGGTGCGGCTGCGGCAGGTGCTGTTCAACATTGCCGGCAACGCGGTGAAGTTCACCGACGCCGGGGCGGTCAAGATCCGCGCGGAACTGATTGCCGCCGCCGGCGGGCGGGCGACGGTGGGGATCTCGGTGATCGACACCGGCATCGGCATCCCCCGCGACGTGCAGGCACGCCTGTTCCGCCCCTTCTCCCAGGCCGAAGCCTCCACCACCCGCCGGTTCGGCGGCACCGGGCTGGGGCTGTCCATCTGCCGCCGCATCGCCGAACTGCTGGGCGGCGAGATCGGGGTGGAGAGCGAACCGGGGCGCGGGTCCAGCTTCTGGTTCACCTTCACCGCCGATCTTGCGGACACCGCAGCCCCGGAGGCCGAGGCCGGGCTGCGGGGCCTGCGCCTGCTGGTGGTCGATCCCGAACCCGACGAGCGCCGCTTCCTCGCCCGCTACGCCGCGGCGGAAGGGGCCGCGGTGGAAGAGGTGGCCGACGCCCTGGACGCCGCCCGCCTGCTGGCGAACGGCCATCCCCCCGACGCGGTGATCGTGGCCGAAGAGGCCGACGTGGACGGGCTGCGCTGCGAACGCGCGCTGCTGGACGCCGGGCTGGTGATGGTGACGCCCCAGGTGGTTCCGTCGGACGTGGGCGGGGCGGCGGTGGTCACCCGCCCCGTGCGCCGCACCCAGCTTGTCCGCGCGGTGCAGGAAGCCACCGGCCGCCGCCAGCCGGAACCCCACGCCCCCTCCACCCCGCCCCGCACCAGCGCCGTCACCGCCGGCAGCCGCGCCCCCACCGTGGCGGAGGCCGAGGCCGCCGGGCGGCTGATCCTGGTGGCCGAGGACCATCCCACCAACCGTCAGGTGATCCTGCGCCAGCTGGCCCTGCTGGGCTTCGCCGCCGAGGTGGGCAACGACGGGCGCGAGGCGCTGGAGATGTGGCGCACCGGGCGCTATGCCCTGCTGCTCACCGATTGCCAGATGCCGGAACTGGACGGCTTCGCCCTGACCGCCGCCATCCGCGCGGAAGAGGCGGCCCCCGGCCCCCATACCCCCAGCGCCCATATCCCCATCATCGCCATCACCGCCAACGCCATGGAGGGCGAGGCGCAGAAGTGCCTGGCCGCCGGCATGGACGACAGCGTGTCCAAACCGGTGGAGATCAACCACCTCCGCCGCATCCTCGACCGCTACCTGCCGCCGCGCGGCTGCGCCCCGGCCCCGGTGGTGGTGCCGTCCCCGCCGCCCACCCCGGCGGACCCTCTCGACCTGGGGGCGCTGGCCGCGCTTTTCGACGGCGACGACGGGTTCATCGTCACGCTGGTGGGCGAATTCCTCACCTCCAACCGCGCCACCCAGACCCGGCTGGAAGCCGCCTTCGCCGCCCGCGACTGGGACGGCGTGCGGCAGGCGGGGCACAAGCTCGCCGGTTCATCCCGCACCATCGGCGCCCACGCCCTGGCCGAGGTGGGCGACGCCATCGAGCGGGCGGCGCTGGAGGGTGGGGACGAGGGGGTCGGGACGCTGGTGCTCCGGGCCGCGGAGGAGTTGCGGCGGATCGCGGCGTTTGTGGAAGAGGCGTGA
- a CDS encoding branched-chain amino acid transporter permease, which yields MTIDSTIIVTALLMALVTAPARFLPFLIGHRLNDPTLRRMFADLFPPAVLAVLIVYLGWGAAQAPLVEQLAQLAGVAVTVAAHLTVRNLLVSVGGGTAVCMLIQNLL from the coding sequence ATGACCATCGACAGCACGATCATCGTCACGGCCCTGCTGATGGCGCTGGTGACCGCACCGGCCCGGTTCCTGCCCTTCCTGATCGGCCACCGCCTGAACGATCCGACCCTGCGCCGCATGTTCGCCGACCTGTTTCCCCCGGCGGTGCTGGCGGTGCTGATCGTCTATCTGGGCTGGGGTGCCGCCCAGGCCCCCCTGGTGGAGCAGTTGGCCCAGCTTGCCGGCGTCGCCGTCACGGTTGCCGCCCACCTGACCGTGAGAAACCTTCTGGTTTCCGTCGGCGGCGGCACGGCGGTGTGCATGCTGATCCAGAACCTGCTGTAA
- a CDS encoding AzlC family ABC transporter permease yields MTDHALDLPMPLWRRAFVLSLPILVGYVPIGIGFGVLWVQRGLDPLGAPLLGLVVYAGASQFMAAAMLAAGQGPLEIALATLTMNARHALYGLAFLDRFPGWTAAKGYFAFALTDETYAVLAAAGPGREDVRLPGILWRVAVLNQAYWVIGCALGALAGGYVPAGIKGLDFALTALFVVLLLEQVRSGVTRRAALVGGLAAAAGAALFGTANTLLPIMAAALVAVALLNRKAG; encoded by the coding sequence ATGACCGATCACGCTCTGGATTTGCCCATGCCGCTGTGGCGGCGGGCGTTCGTTCTCAGCCTGCCGATCCTGGTGGGCTATGTGCCCATCGGCATCGGGTTCGGCGTGCTGTGGGTGCAGCGGGGGCTGGACCCGCTGGGGGCGCCGCTCTTGGGGCTGGTGGTCTATGCCGGGGCGTCGCAGTTCATGGCCGCGGCGATGCTGGCGGCGGGGCAGGGGCCGCTGGAGATCGCGCTGGCCACGCTGACCATGAACGCCCGCCACGCGCTCTATGGTCTGGCGTTCCTCGACCGTTTTCCCGGATGGACGGCGGCCAAGGGCTATTTCGCCTTTGCCCTGACCGACGAGACCTATGCCGTGCTGGCCGCCGCCGGGCCGGGGCGGGAGGATGTGCGGCTGCCCGGCATCCTGTGGCGGGTGGCGGTGCTCAATCAGGCGTACTGGGTCATCGGCTGTGCGCTGGGCGCCCTGGCCGGCGGGTACGTGCCGGCGGGGATCAAGGGGCTGGATTTCGCGCTGACCGCGCTGTTCGTGGTGCTGCTGCTGGAACAGGTGCGCAGCGGCGTCACCCGGCGGGCGGCGCTGGTGGGCGGGCTGGCGGCGGCGGCGGGGGCGGCGCTGTTCGGCACCGCCAACACGCTGCTGCCGATCATGGCCGCGGCCCTTGTGGCGGTGGCGTTGCTGAACCGGAAGGCGGGCTGA